A single window of Amphiura filiformis chromosome 17, Afil_fr2py, whole genome shotgun sequence DNA harbors:
- the LOC140137819 gene encoding proton-coupled zinc antiporter SLC30A1-like isoform X1, protein MGRFSGKTCRLLTMMALTTTFFFVEIITGYATGSVALIADSFHMLSDIISLIVGFAAIKISKKTTSKNTFGWQRAEVLGALVNAVFLMALCFTIVVESVQRFIEIEEIDKPMLVLIVGGVGLLINGIGLCLLSTHGLGHGHSHGGSSSHGHSHGANKKKTADNHPKMSQDSTSAGDFNYAKVPQGDQEVSYQQPNGFSYAQIEDTTTPTPNQNQNSESVYTSAQATTATEVEESGVQLAIDVPPSDVKERSGSVEDASGQLNMRGVFLHVLGDFLGSVVVIISALFIWLAPDAWDWKYYMDPAMSLIIVLIITTTTIPLFKQSSMILMNSIPTDVDIEDIEDRLKQMVRGIENIHDFHVWQLSGNKIIATAHIRFCNIHDYMQGAKEIKDFLHDEGIHSTTIQPEFSEDMATKEIGTNCMLMCQEDCQTKTCCNNENQTRRRKSADANKRKSQTQETSPSHQNSSLWSRALDLARVRNSGKAQESPIDSSRTPLLQNSATLQKPETAMGTTVVKLPPSSAEDSV, encoded by the exons ATGGGTCGTTTTTCGGGGAAGACGTGTCGTTTGCTGACTATGATGGCGCTCACCACAACATTCTTCTTTGTGGAGATTATCACAGGGTATGCCACAGGGTCGGTGGCATTGATTGCAGATTCCTTTCACATGCTGTCGGATATCATATCGCTGATAGTGGGCTTCGCTGCAATAAAG ATATCAAAGAAAACCACGTCTAAAAACACTTTCGGATGGCAACGAGCAGAGGTCCTTGGAGCGCTTGTCAATGCAGTATTCTTGATGGCGTTGTGCTTCACAATAGTTGTGGAATCTGTTCAGAGGTTTATCGAGATAGAGGAGATTGATAAGCCTATGCTGGTTTTAATTGTGGGTGGTGTTGGGCTACTTATTAATGGAATTGGTTTATGCTTACTAAGTACACATG GCTTAGGACATGGACACAGTCATGGTGGCTCCTCATCTCATGGACACAGTCACGGTGCAAACAAGAAAAAGACTGCAGATAACCATCCCAAAATGTCTCAAGATAGTACATCTGCAGGAGATTTTAATTACGCTAAAGTACCTCAGGGTGACCAAGAAGTCTCTTACCAACAACCCAATGGGTTCTCCTATGCACAAATTGAGGATACCACAACACCAACACCAAATCAAAACCAAAACTCTGAGAGT gTGTACACTAGTGCCCAAGCTACAACAGCTACTGAGGTAGAGGAGTCTGGTGTTCAACTGGCTATAGACGTACCACCTAGTGATGTCAAAGAGAGGAGTGGATCAGTGG AAGATGCAAGTGGTCAACTCAACATGCGTGGTGTATTTCTTCACGTCCTTGGTGATTTTCTTGGCTCTGTAGTAGTAATAATTAGCGCCCTGTTTATTTGGCTGGCACCAGATGCTTGGGATTGGAAGTACTATATGGATCCAGCTATGAGTCTTattatagttttgattattacaaCCACCACAATACCTCTAT tTAAACAATCCAGTATGATATTAATGAATTCTATACCAACCGATGTAGATATAGAAGATATTGAAGATAGACTAAAGCAAATG gtTCGTGGTATAGAAAATATACATGACTTCCATGTGTGGCAGCTATCAGGAAATAAAATCATTGCCACAGCCCATATACGCTTCTGTAATATTCATGATTACATGCAAGGAGCTAAAGAAATCAAGGATTTCTTACACGATGAAGGGATCCATTCTACAACAATACAACCTGAGTTCTCAGAG GACATGGCTACCAAAGAAATAGGAACAAATTGCATGTTGATGTGCCAGGAAGACTGTCAAACAAAGACGTGCTGTAATAACGAGAACCAAACAAGACGGCGAAAATCAGCAGATGCAAATAAAAGAAAATCGCAGACACAGGAAACATCTCCCTCCCACCAG aatTCCAGTCTGTGGTCAAGAGCATTGGACTTAGCTCGGGTAAGAAACTCAGGCAAAGCTCAGGAGTCACCTATAGACTCTAGCCGTACACCTCTGCTACAAAACTCT
- the LOC140137819 gene encoding proton-coupled zinc antiporter SLC30A1-like isoform X3, translating into MGRFSGKTCRLLTMMALTTTFFFVEIITGYATGSVALIADSFHMLSDIISLIVGFAAIKISKKTTSKNTFGWQRAEVLGALVNAVFLMALCFTIVVESVQRFIEIEEIDKPMLVLIVGGVGLLINGIGLCLLSTHGLGHGHSHGGSSSHGHSHGANKKKTADNHPKMSQDSTSAGDFNYAKVPQGDQEVSYQQPNGFSYAQIEDTTTPTPNQNQNSESVYTSAQATTATEVEESGVQLAIDVPPSDVKERSGSVEDASGQLNMRGVFLHVLGDFLGSVVVIISALFIWLAPDAWDWKYYMDPAMSLIIVLIITTTTIPLFKQSSMILMNSIPTDVDIEDIEDRLKQMVRGIENIHDFHVWQLSGNKIIATAHIRFCNIHDYMQGAKEIKDFLHDEGIHSTTIQPEFSEDMATKEIGTNCMLMCQEDCQTKTCCNNENQTRRRKSADANKRKSQTQETSPSHQATLQKPETAMGTTVVKLPPSSAEDSV; encoded by the exons ATGGGTCGTTTTTCGGGGAAGACGTGTCGTTTGCTGACTATGATGGCGCTCACCACAACATTCTTCTTTGTGGAGATTATCACAGGGTATGCCACAGGGTCGGTGGCATTGATTGCAGATTCCTTTCACATGCTGTCGGATATCATATCGCTGATAGTGGGCTTCGCTGCAATAAAG ATATCAAAGAAAACCACGTCTAAAAACACTTTCGGATGGCAACGAGCAGAGGTCCTTGGAGCGCTTGTCAATGCAGTATTCTTGATGGCGTTGTGCTTCACAATAGTTGTGGAATCTGTTCAGAGGTTTATCGAGATAGAGGAGATTGATAAGCCTATGCTGGTTTTAATTGTGGGTGGTGTTGGGCTACTTATTAATGGAATTGGTTTATGCTTACTAAGTACACATG GCTTAGGACATGGACACAGTCATGGTGGCTCCTCATCTCATGGACACAGTCACGGTGCAAACAAGAAAAAGACTGCAGATAACCATCCCAAAATGTCTCAAGATAGTACATCTGCAGGAGATTTTAATTACGCTAAAGTACCTCAGGGTGACCAAGAAGTCTCTTACCAACAACCCAATGGGTTCTCCTATGCACAAATTGAGGATACCACAACACCAACACCAAATCAAAACCAAAACTCTGAGAGT gTGTACACTAGTGCCCAAGCTACAACAGCTACTGAGGTAGAGGAGTCTGGTGTTCAACTGGCTATAGACGTACCACCTAGTGATGTCAAAGAGAGGAGTGGATCAGTGG AAGATGCAAGTGGTCAACTCAACATGCGTGGTGTATTTCTTCACGTCCTTGGTGATTTTCTTGGCTCTGTAGTAGTAATAATTAGCGCCCTGTTTATTTGGCTGGCACCAGATGCTTGGGATTGGAAGTACTATATGGATCCAGCTATGAGTCTTattatagttttgattattacaaCCACCACAATACCTCTAT tTAAACAATCCAGTATGATATTAATGAATTCTATACCAACCGATGTAGATATAGAAGATATTGAAGATAGACTAAAGCAAATG gtTCGTGGTATAGAAAATATACATGACTTCCATGTGTGGCAGCTATCAGGAAATAAAATCATTGCCACAGCCCATATACGCTTCTGTAATATTCATGATTACATGCAAGGAGCTAAAGAAATCAAGGATTTCTTACACGATGAAGGGATCCATTCTACAACAATACAACCTGAGTTCTCAGAG GACATGGCTACCAAAGAAATAGGAACAAATTGCATGTTGATGTGCCAGGAAGACTGTCAAACAAAGACGTGCTGTAATAACGAGAACCAAACAAGACGGCGAAAATCAGCAGATGCAAATAAAAGAAAATCGCAGACACAGGAAACATCTCCCTCCCACCAG
- the LOC140137819 gene encoding proton-coupled zinc antiporter SLC30A1-like isoform X2 — protein sequence MGRFSGKTCRLLTMMALTTTFFFVEIITGYATGSVALIADSFHMLSDIISLIVGFAAIKISKKTTSKNTFGWQRAEVLGALVNAVFLMALCFTIVVESVQRFIEIEEIDKPMLVLIVGGVGLLINGIGLCLLSTHGLGHGHSHGGSSSHGHSHGANKKKTADNHPKMSQDSTSAGDFNYAKVPQGDQEVSYQQPNGFSYAQIEDTTTPTPNQNQNSESVYTSAQATTATEVEESGVQLAIDVPPSDVKERSGSVEDASGQLNMRGVFLHVLGDFLGSVVVIISALFIWLAPDAWDWKYYMDPAMSLIIVLIITTTTIPLFKQSSMILMNSIPTDVDIEDIEDRLKQMVRGIENIHDFHVWQLSGNKIIATAHIRFCNIHDYMQGAKEIKDFLHDEGIHSTTIQPEFSEDMATKEIGTNCMLMCQEDCQTKTCCNNENQTRRRKSADANKRKSQTQETSPSHQNSSLWSRALDLARATLQKPETAMGTTVVKLPPSSAEDSV from the exons ATGGGTCGTTTTTCGGGGAAGACGTGTCGTTTGCTGACTATGATGGCGCTCACCACAACATTCTTCTTTGTGGAGATTATCACAGGGTATGCCACAGGGTCGGTGGCATTGATTGCAGATTCCTTTCACATGCTGTCGGATATCATATCGCTGATAGTGGGCTTCGCTGCAATAAAG ATATCAAAGAAAACCACGTCTAAAAACACTTTCGGATGGCAACGAGCAGAGGTCCTTGGAGCGCTTGTCAATGCAGTATTCTTGATGGCGTTGTGCTTCACAATAGTTGTGGAATCTGTTCAGAGGTTTATCGAGATAGAGGAGATTGATAAGCCTATGCTGGTTTTAATTGTGGGTGGTGTTGGGCTACTTATTAATGGAATTGGTTTATGCTTACTAAGTACACATG GCTTAGGACATGGACACAGTCATGGTGGCTCCTCATCTCATGGACACAGTCACGGTGCAAACAAGAAAAAGACTGCAGATAACCATCCCAAAATGTCTCAAGATAGTACATCTGCAGGAGATTTTAATTACGCTAAAGTACCTCAGGGTGACCAAGAAGTCTCTTACCAACAACCCAATGGGTTCTCCTATGCACAAATTGAGGATACCACAACACCAACACCAAATCAAAACCAAAACTCTGAGAGT gTGTACACTAGTGCCCAAGCTACAACAGCTACTGAGGTAGAGGAGTCTGGTGTTCAACTGGCTATAGACGTACCACCTAGTGATGTCAAAGAGAGGAGTGGATCAGTGG AAGATGCAAGTGGTCAACTCAACATGCGTGGTGTATTTCTTCACGTCCTTGGTGATTTTCTTGGCTCTGTAGTAGTAATAATTAGCGCCCTGTTTATTTGGCTGGCACCAGATGCTTGGGATTGGAAGTACTATATGGATCCAGCTATGAGTCTTattatagttttgattattacaaCCACCACAATACCTCTAT tTAAACAATCCAGTATGATATTAATGAATTCTATACCAACCGATGTAGATATAGAAGATATTGAAGATAGACTAAAGCAAATG gtTCGTGGTATAGAAAATATACATGACTTCCATGTGTGGCAGCTATCAGGAAATAAAATCATTGCCACAGCCCATATACGCTTCTGTAATATTCATGATTACATGCAAGGAGCTAAAGAAATCAAGGATTTCTTACACGATGAAGGGATCCATTCTACAACAATACAACCTGAGTTCTCAGAG GACATGGCTACCAAAGAAATAGGAACAAATTGCATGTTGATGTGCCAGGAAGACTGTCAAACAAAGACGTGCTGTAATAACGAGAACCAAACAAGACGGCGAAAATCAGCAGATGCAAATAAAAGAAAATCGCAGACACAGGAAACATCTCCCTCCCACCAG aatTCCAGTCTGTGGTCAAGAGCATTGGACTTAGCTCGG